One part of the Sarcophilus harrisii chromosome 5, mSarHar1.11, whole genome shotgun sequence genome encodes these proteins:
- the LOC116419571 gene encoding uncharacterized protein LOC116419571, which produces MVKITRIFPHDMVQKKFEQTTTVISRGPPHRVAPAPLGSNVSGLKSQEDLTERPDLVRGKKGLFQQVKTFLCRGHRVEPLKIKTIKVEEVIPVNKSEEKGEPSWVKNLSFAVPPLTLAVPRLMLQPCPPVYLHDIQEGTIAFSSTAPTGILHPALGRENKDLYQTIPKLYMQSPQDGGYGDKGPYWGFIKGLACGGFSEEVIE; this is translated from the exons ATGGTGAAAATAACCCGGATATTTCCCCACG ACATGGTCCAGAAGAAGTTTGAACAGACAACAACAGTGATATCCCGAGGTCCCCCTCACCGTGTTGCACCTGCACCCCTGGGCTCAAATGTGTCAGGCCTCAAGAGCCAGGAGGACCTCACTGAAAGACCAG ACTTGGTCCGGGGGAAGAAGGGCCTGTTCCAAcaagtgaaaacatttttatgcagAGGTCACCGTGTTGAGCCCTTGAAGATTAAAACCATAAAAGTGGAGGAAGTCATTCCCGTAAATAAgtcagaggagaaaggggaacCATCATGGGTAAAAAATCTAAGTTTTGCGGTTCCTCCTCTGACTCTGGCAGTGCCTCGCTTAATGCTACAACCCTGTCCACCTGTGTATCTCCATGACATACAGGAAGGCACCATAGCCTTTTCCAGTACCGCTCCCACGGGGATCCTCCACCCTGCTTTGGGCAGAGAAAACAAGGATTTGTATCAGACCATCCCCAAACTCTACATGCAAAGCCCCCAAGATGGAGGATATGGAGACAAAGGACCCTACTGGGGATTCATAAAAGGGTTGGCTTGTGGAGGATTTTCCGAGGAAGTAATTGAGTAG